CTTATTTAATCCCTTCTCAAAGTAACTCCTTTCTCTTCTCCTTGTTTGAAGATCTTTGCTACAGATACGTCGTACATCATTTATCCCCTACAATATTCGATAGGGCTCATCGCAACTTTGAAGTAATAAAGAACTTTCTTTAGAATTCCAGATCACATGGTCATGATTACAGTGTACAACCCTTGTAGGGATGTCAAGTCCCATATATAAGAGCCTAACGAAACTGTTTCAAGAAACGATCGTTAGTTCAGCTTAAGAAAACTGTAAGACAATCAATTGACCATGTTGCACTCATTTGATGCCTCAAAGGCTACTATCGAAGCTTTGACCAAGAACGACATCATCCCAGATGTGATTAACCCAAATTTCGTTAAACCATTGGGTGTTCTTTCTGCTGAATATTCAAAGGAGGAACCTGTCGCTATGGGTAATCAATTGACCATCAAGGGTACTCAGTCAAGACCAACTGTTCACTTCGCCCCTGAGGAGGCTGCTTTGAAGGCTTCTGACCTCCTGACTCTGGTCATTACCGATCCAGATGCACCTTCTCGTACCGATAAGAAATGGTCAGAATTTTGCCACTATGTGGAGTCTGACATCAAGGTTTCTGAGACTGAAGGTGGTATCCTAGAAGGGGGTAAGGTTTTACAACCCTATGTGGGTCCTGGCCCACCAGCTGGTACTGGTCCTCACAGATACGTTTTCTTGTTGTACAAACAACCAGGGGGTGTAACCGCATCTGAGTTGACTCCAATTAAGGGTAGACCAAACTGGGGCTACGGTTCTCCTGCTACTGGTGTTGAGAAATGGGCAACTGAAAACAAATTGCAACCAATAGCAGctaacttcttcttcgcTGAAAGCAGTTAGATTTATAATTGAATAAATTAGGACGGTGTAAGCGATTCTTTACGGTTAAAGCTGGCTTGATCCAATTAACAACTGAACTGTTTTTGTCCGTCTGCATCTCTATATCTATTTGCACTATAAATACTTTATCAAAAGCTAAGAttaaacaaaataaaactACATCTCATTCCCCGTAAATGTAAAGGTAACCCATCATCAATCAAATCAGTCTATCTTTATCACAAtagtaaaaaaataaaaaacaaaaaaacGAAAAACATTATCATTTTATTTCGGTTGGAGTCGTGCTCAGTTGCCAAAAAGTTCGTTGACGAGCTCCTTGTAAACACCGATTTGGAAATTATCCAACTCAATCTTGTTGAGTGCAGGGGCTACAATAAAACCAGCACCCTGCTGAGCATTGGCATCGGTCAAATCATCCACTGCATAATGCTGCATCATCTCCTGATAcatctttaattctttgCGTTGAGAATTGTAATACTTTTGATCAATACCcaaattatttggaattgCACAGAGCCAGATACGtgtcttgtaaaatttaaACAACTCCTTGATCAACTCTCTAAAATCGTTACGCTCTTCACAGAAGTAATAGAAGGTTAATTTTTTGCGATCGAATTGGAATTCTGCattcaaaatcttgataTTCAATTGAGGTCTCCCTACGGAATTcccattaccattattagCGTTAGGGCTACCATTCTCATTATTGTTGGCggcggtggtggtggtgataaTATGTTCATTACCATGAGCATGGCCGTGTCCATGACCATGATGGTGGTGGCTAAACCCACTGTTGAGAgacttcaatttcaattgagcAATGTGCAAAGCTTTCAATTCGTCCTGGAACTTGTTGTGCAAATTTGTCGTGATCTCCCAAGGAGTTGCAAATCTTAACACCTGCTTGGAGGGTACGATCAATTGAGTCAACTCTATCACGTCGTAAAGCTTTGAATTCAGTTCTTCACTTTGACCCTTGGTCGATTGGATTAATGAATGGACAAATCTATTATTTGGATGGTGCTGAGAACGACTTGTAATCAAGGAATCAAAAtgaatctttttctttaaaaagTTAACAAATAACGCCAAATCCAAATCGACCACGGGCTCTACAACCAGTGCTAGATCCTTACCCCTGTCACCATCGATGATTACGAGATCGCCTCTTTGCATTAGAATATTAGTATTTTGTGGAGTTGATAGCAACTCCAATTtcccatttttcaaagaaaccaGAACCAATGGTTTGTAGTGTAGGTAAGTAGATGCCGTACTTGGTCTTCTATCTTGATTACCAATGGCTGTTGGATCATTACCGTTTCCACTACCTTTTCTACTAGAAGCGCCCATGTGCGATTGTTTTTCACCCGAAACAAATGCATCGGATTGAGGATTATAGTTCAAATTACAACTCTTAAGGAAtgccaaaaatttaaagattgaCTGTTTCTTTAAATCGTCCTGATCACCCGCCGCAGGATTTAGCATCGACTTAATATAATCTGCAAAATCATAAACTTGTCCACCAGAGAAGTATTTGGATCCACAATCAGCATAAAGAGCTTGCAAATCAGGTGAGGATGCAATCCTTTGCCCATTCACTAGAACCAAACCGTTATCCAAAGGCACTTGTCCCGCAGCATTACCATTCATAGCAGCAGCGGCAACGGCTGCAGTTGGTGGAATAGGCATATCTTGTTGATGCGGCGATACCTGTTGTCCGTGCTGTTGAGATTGTCTGCGTGGCTGGTGTTGATTTTGATGTAACTGCTGCTGAGGATTTTGTTGTTGGggttgctgttgttggttggacttggaaaagttcaaatatCTGTTACGAGCTCCTAGAGGAGCAGCAGACGTTTTGAAAGGAGCAGAAATTGGGGGTGTGGCCAAAGAGTTAACAGGTTGAGTATTACGACGGGGTGGTAACTGTTGAAGCATTTGCGGTTGCAAAAACCCGCCGTACATGGCAGCTGGCGCAGTGGTCAAAGAACGAACTTGGGAAGCAGCATCTGGTACATCACTCAAAGGTGCACCCATGGGGCCTGCGGTTGTTGGCATAGAAGGTGGATTAGCAGGGGCGGCAAAAGGTCCCAACGGATAAGCTGCTTCTGTTGGATCCAATGCAGTAGGAAACATAGTAGCAGTTGGTGGTGCGGCCATACTAGCAGTTGTTGCCGTCGTTGGTGGTGGAGGTGGAGCGTTTGCACCCATGAAGGATGCCAAATTACCATGAATCAACGTATCAGAGATGTAAGAAGATCTTCTTGCTCCCAGATACTGTTGCTTTCTTTCCTCCAATGGCTCACGATGTTGTTGAAAGATTGGGGGCAAGTCAAAGAAGGGATCGGCGTTCAAGGAGGAAACCATGGAACCTGGACTCACACTTTGCTTAGTATAACCCGCGTAAGTAGCACTGGCGTCGTTACTGACGCTGGAATTACGGTTGTTGTTTCTATCAAAATCTAAAGTGAATCCACCCATGGACCCCAATGGATCCTGGGGAGTATAAAACATCGAATGCCTACCTGATTGTTGTTGAGCGgcagctgcagctgcagctgcagcagTTGGGTTACTAGCAGTAGTAGCACTAGTGCCAGCTTGCTGTTGAGCTGCCGCTTGTTGATACAactgctgctgttgttgttgttgttgttgtgatAGTGGATCAGCGGTAGGTGAATTCAGAACCGGCTCTGAATTTGATGGTGTCATTGAGGGTGCCTGCCGGAAGCTGTGGAAAGGTGAACCGTTACTAGCGTGAAATCCATTGATAAAGTCCACTGTGTTTTCCGGATTATGTTGATTTTGACTtctttgttgttgttgctgaGGTTGTGgattttgttgttgttgatgatgttgcAGAATCCGTTGTTGATTGCGTGAACGTGGGGAATCCTGCTGTGATTGCTGGCTGAATTCCTGTCCTCTGGGTAAGTCGGCAAGTGATCTACCGCTACTGTTTTTGAACAGTAAATTTTCGTAATAATTCCTTAAATCAGCATTATCAGATATACTAGTTGTACTGTTGATAGAGGGCAACTCCGTAGTCATGGTGAACAAATTGCTGTAAGCGTTTGCGTAAGCGTCTCTTTCTATTGAATTCAAGTTGTAGCTCTCGCCGTTTCCGTTCAAAACTAGACTATATGTATGATATCATGTACCGTACTATGCACTCTCCCTGGTGTTCCAATAGATTCTTAAAAATATTCTGCTTCGTCgttctcctcttcttcctttctAATTTTTAAATCCTATTTTTAATAGCAGGAGAAAGATGTTGTTTTTTTATATTCCAATATGTATCCTTATGGttataatgaaaaaaaaggaagcTGACTCTCTTAACACTTGATAAAAGGGTATAGTTCTGATACAATTAGTTGTCCTTCCAGTATAGCAATAACTAGTAACTCAATTCTTAAAgtcttctctttctttgcaATATTTCCTCTTATTCTGGTTTTGATAAGTGTACAGGAATTAGCATCTCCATCCTCCTTTCACGGGGCTTGCAAAGTAAAAAAATGGACAAGCCTAAGTCAGTGCGATTTCCCCTGTGGGGGAGGAAGGAAGGAACCAGAGAAAAATAAGGGGGGGAAGGTTGGAAGGGTCAAGGGTACCTAGTCACTTCAGACGTAAAAGGGGATTTCCATGTGAAAGCACGTGATTGATCTGCACGTGAAAAGCACGTGGTTTGCTTCGCACTTCTCTCCACTGCTTATCTCTTTATGCACCCCATACTGTCAGTTTTGTCGCGTCGTAGGAATGAGGACGATTCACTTCTACGCCTTCATATAATGACCCAATACAAGATCGCATCGAGAATACTCATGATTAAAAAGTAAATTGATAACACTTTAACTTTGCTTGTCGAAAAATCCTCGGTATTCTTACCATTTGAACTAGTTTGCGAACTAGTTCCATTGTCTTGCTGCGACTGCTCTTGCTGTTGTGATTGCTCTGATTGCTCGGATTGCTCTGATTGTTCAGGTAATTCAGGCAATTCAGGCAATTCACGTATAACAACGCCCAGCCCCTTAGCTACGTGCCACTCCACATGGCAGTGTAATAACCAGTCACCAGGTCTATTAGGTTCGATCCTTATCACTGCAAATGATCCACCTTCGATATTAAAACTATCTCTTGTCATCGGTGTTTTACCAGATTCGATCCAGTATTGTAAATCGTCATTATACCTTTTTGCTGCATCGCTTATATTctcctcatcttcttctccacCAAGTCTTAGTACACCATCTCTCTTCTCACCCAGTGATACCAATTGGAAGTGATGACCATGCAAATGCCACGGATGACGCATGTGGTCCAATGCGTTAATGACAATTTCTAAGGTCTTACCATTTTTAACTTCAATTGGCGATTCCATGTATTCTTGCATTGTCTTACCGTTGACTTTGTACATCTCTGTACCATATTTTTGTCTCATGTCATCATCGTCCCTAAGATATAGGTAATCTAAAGTTATGCGCTGtatatcatcatttttttgaCCTCCTATGATTTTGGTATTCTGGCCATTAGGAGAAGGTAGAggttctaattctttataCAACTCACCCCTATAAAGACCTGGcaaatttttgatattttcGTTGAATCTTAATTCTCCTGTTGGCTGACCCTTAACAATCCAAAATACTTTCGTGATGTATCCCATCATTTTGTTACATCCATTAATTATTTTGATTGAGTCATTGTCAACAGGGATAATCACTGTATATCTTTGTCCCACCGCTAGTGATAATGTTTCTACGGCATAAGGCTTCACTAATATACCATCTGTCTCCATGACCACCATGTACTTTCCCTCCGCATGAATAATCTGCGTACCTGCCATACCAGCATTAACTAATCTCAAAACTACAGCATTGGTATTGGGTTTTAATCTTATCTCCAGTTGATCCTCTTCGGAACCATTGATTAACGATCCATCGATATGAGGATCAGTAGTACCACCTGGAAACATCATTTTATCACGCACCACATCGAGATTCCAATCTTCGTACCAATCACTTAAAGTTACGTACTCTTCTTGAATACCCTCTTGTCTTATGGTATCTACTCTGGGCGGCAATTCCAACAATCCGCTGCCAGCAGCTTTTTCTCCTAAGGATTGTACAACACGATTTACCAAAAGATTGTACTCATCACATTCAACAACTAAGGTTCCTCTGAGGCCATCACCGTACTGTACTGTAGAATGAGAATGATACCAATAAGTACCGCATACATCTTTTGGGATAGTAAAATTGTACCAAAAGGTCTCGCCGGTTCTTATGGGAGGTTGTGTTAACCCAGGTACACCATCTACCTGATTGCCTATTGGTACCAATCCATGGAAATGTAATCCAGTGTTACAGTAATCTTGCCAAAATTGGTCGTTTTCAGCTAATTGTGCTTCCTCTTCTGAACATATTTTGTTTTCAAGACTTAAATTAATGGTATCACCTGCACGCACGTTTATAGGAGGACCAAACGTCTTCTCATAATATTCTTTATAATCGTTGATAGCTATTATCCTTCTACCTTCGGAGTTTTTCTTACTGATGGCTTCAAAATGTATAACATGAGTCTTAGGTTCTCTATGTTCACCAACCGGAAGTGAAAAAACTGCTTGTAATATGGGAAAGCATAATGCAATAAAACTTAACAAATACATGGATACAACACGAGATGCCAATACAATTGAACCGAAATCTCTACTGGATACTACAAGTGTGAGATACCAGATACTTCGTATATTGTAGTCTTTTTTCGCTCAACTCGTTAATACCGTTACTATGTTAGAACATAATACATGCCCAGGAAAAAAGCCATAGAGGGAAACCGTTGATCAGCACGTGATGTAAATAATAGGaatagtgaaaaaattaaagtgGTTGCTGTGAGATTCGAACTCACGCATCTTGCGATACCTGAGGATTCCCAGCAGTTTCAACTACTGGTAAGAGTCGAACTCTTGAATCAGGCGCCTTAGACCGCTCGGCCAAACAACCTTATGAACTTCTGGAGGGTTCAATGAGCATTTTAGCTATACTTCGCTCTTCTGACGCGTGAAAGTTATGTGGCTATAGTGATGCTCTCAATAGATTTTGTTTAGCGAGTAGACTGCACGTAACTAAGAGTTGAAAGATTCGGGAACTAAACCTGGCTACATGTTCTTAGTTCTATTCACAAAATTAAGGATTACACTCGAAACAAATATTATATATAGATGTATTTATATATAGGACAAAAGTCTCCTCGTAGCATCTTACTTTGATATTACACCTTCCTTCAACAATACCTTTTCCACCTCACTAACCAATCTTCTCATTGCCTTGGAAGAGCCTGACTTTTTACGAAACCCAACGACGCTTACTTTACCTCTTGACCAAACAACCATTTCGAAAAGAGTTGATCGCAGTGATAGAATGTTTTCACTTGTTAATTTACCTGTTAGTGTCATTTTCTCAGGATGACTTCTTACGTCTTTGAGACCGTACTGTGTCCAACCATGGAGTAAATTCTGTAGACCCAAGAATAATTGCTTTGCGCTCACTGTGGTATTTATCTCACCATCGAAACCTGTGGTATCCTTTTCGTTTGATTTAGAGAATTTCCTGAAGAACGATACGTTTCTCTTCTTATCCGAATTCGTCGTTATGTCTTTGAGCGGAGCCCTTCCGTTTTCTCCCTTGGCCGCTGTAGAACCGTTGCGTGGATCTTCGTTTCTACGCTTAGGCATAGAATCGTTTAATGGTGGTCCTTTGGAGGCACCAGCAGATGCTAAGTTTTCTTGGAAAGACGAAGGCTTCTTGGCGTCAATTCTGTCAGTCCTTTTTGATCTTTCCTTTGATGCCGTGTCTATAGCAGAATGTTTTACAGAGCCTTCTCTACCagcaacttcttcttctacttCCTGTTCTGGATTACTGGAATTGTCTTGGAGCTTAGACTTAGGCGTAGGTTCAACAATATCCCTGAAAGattcagaagaagattggTAGATGCCTAATCCGTTTGCTTCACTTGTACCATCCAATGGTGGTAAAGTAGGTAATTTAACGTTCTTCGAAGCGCTGCTACTGTTAGAGCTACCAGCTGTAGGTTCATCTGCCGAGAATCTGTCTGCAAAATTCAACTTCATATTGTGTTTAGAAGATAAATTATCGTGGGGGACTCCAGATCCACCCGAGGTACCTGAAACGTTGCGAAGTCTTTCGTCATTGTTACTCAAGCGTGAGATACCGTTATCCTCATCAGAAGCCTCACGAACAGCTTCGAATTGGAATTCCGGTTCCTTCTTGCCTTTGACATCAGAATATTCCGCAGCAGAATTCAACCGACCGTCGCTAGCATCGCTATCATTCAATAGATTTGACAAGTTGTTGTACGAGTGCTTTGTAGAGTACATCGATAGAACAGAGAGCCTTTTGTTAGAATCACTGAAGAATCTTGATTTTCTGGTAAATTGAGGAACACTGATTTCGgaaatctttcttggtTCTTGGTCTCTCAATGGAGCGGTAGCCACAGCTTGTGTTGGCAGCACCCGGGTATCATAAGGCTCATTGGTTTGAGAAACGGTACGATCACGATGTGGTTGAGAagctttcttcttcaactctTCATTTTGCAATTCCTTTCCGATATCAAAGGACGATCCCAAAAATTTCGATCTCCTAATGGTCTCCAAAATGTTCTTTTGGGTTCTCAactttttctcttcctcAGTGTCACCAGCCTCAGGCTCATTAGATTCCTCAGCGTAAAATAGACCTGGATCCAATCTAGAAACGGGTCTAGTTTGTAGGGACATAGTACGCTGACcgaaaatttcttcaatatcGGATTGTACATTAACCATTGAATCTCTCTTTTTCCTCTCTAAAGGTGCGGAAACAGACCTAACACCATTAGGAGCTTGATTATTTGAGTGTACATCACTCTCGGTATCAGTGCCATCATCACCCTGAGCCTCTTGGGCCTCCATTTCACGTTTCTGTCTAGcatcattttccaatttt
The genomic region above belongs to Zygosaccharomyces rouxii strain CBS732 chromosome F complete sequence and contains:
- a CDS encoding YbhB/YbcL family Raf kinase inhibitor-like protein (similar to uniprot|P14306 Saccharomyces cerevisiae YLR178C TFS1 Carboxypeptidase Y inhibitor (putative) lipid binding protein supressor of a cdc25 mutation) yields the protein MLHSFDASKATIEALTKNDIIPDVINPNFVKPLGVLSAEYSKEEPVAMGNQLTIKGTQSRPTVHFAPEEAALKASDLLTLVITDPDAPSRTDKKWSEFCHYVESDIKVSETEGGILEGGKVLQPYVGPGPPAGTGPHRYVFLLYKQPGGVTASELTPIKGRPNWGYGSPATGVEKWATENKLQPIAANFFFAESS
- a CDS encoding uncharacterized protein (weakly similar to Saccharomyces cerevisiae YLR177W Hypothetical ORF and to YDR505C uniprot|P50896 Saccharomyces cerevisiae YDR505C PSP1 Asn and gln rich protein of unknown function; high-copy suppressor of POL1 (DNA polymerase alpha) and partial suppressor of CDC2 (polymerase delta) and CDC6 (pre-RC loading factor) mutations; overexpression results in growth inhibition), with the translated sequence MTTELPSINSTTSISDNADLRNYYENLLFKNSSGRSLADLPRGQEFSQQSQQDSPRSRNQQRILQHHQQQQNPQPQQQQQRSQNQHNPENTVDFINGFHASNGSPFHSFRQAPSMTPSNSEPVLNSPTADPLSQQQQQQQQQLYQQAAAQQQAGTSATTASNPTAAAAAAAAAQQQSGRHSMFYTPQDPLGSMGGFTLDFDRNNNRNSSVSNDASATYAGYTKQSVSPGSMVSSLNADPFFDLPPIFQQHREPLEERKQQYLGARRSSYISDTLIHGNLASFMGANAPPPPPTTATTASMAAPPTATMFPTALDPTEAAYPLGPFAAPANPPSMPTTAGPMGAPLSDVPDAASQVRSLTTAPAAMYGGFLQPQMLQQLPPRRNTQPVNSLATPPISAPFKTSAAPLGARNRYLNFSKSNQQQQPQQQNPQQQLHQNQHQPRRQSQQHGQQVSPHQQDMPIPPTAAVAAAAMNGNAAGQVPLDNGLVLVNGQRIASSPDLQALYADCGSKYFSGGQVYDFADYIKSMLNPAAGDQDDLKKQSIFKFLAFLKSCNLNYNPQSDAFVSGEKQSHMGASSRKGSGNGNDPTAIGNQDRRPSTASTYLHYKPLVLVSLKNGKLELLSTPQNTNILMQRGDLVIIDGDRGKDLALVVEPVVDLDLALFVNFLKKKIHFDSLITSRSQHHPNNRFVHSLIQSTKGQSEELNSKLYDVIELTQLIVPSKQVLRFATPWEITTNLHNKFQDELKALHIAQLKLKSLNSGFSHHHHGHGHGHAHGNEHIITTTTAANNNENGSPNANNGNGNSVGRPQLNIKILNAEFQFDRKKLTFYYFCEERNDFRELIKELFKFYKTRIWLCAIPNNLGIDQKYYNSQRKELKMYQEMMQHYAVDDLTDANAQQGAGFIVAPALNKIELDNFQIGVYKELVNELFGN
- the GMC1 gene encoding putative oxidoreductase (similar to uniprot|Q04399 Saccharomyces cerevisiae YDR506C Hypothetical ORF) codes for the protein MYLLSFIALCFPILQAVFSLPVGEHREPKTHVIHFEAISKKNSEGRRIIAINDYKEYYEKTFGPPINVRAGDTINLSLENKICSEEEAQLAENDQFWQDYCNTGLHFHGLVPIGNQVDGVPGLTQPPIRTGETFWYNFTIPKDVCGTYWYHSHSTVQYGDGLRGTLVVECDEYNLLVNRVVQSLGEKAAGSGLLELPPRVDTIRQEGIQEEYVTLSDWYEDWNLDVVRDKMMFPGGTTDPHIDGSLINGSEEDQLEIRLKPNTNAVVLRLVNAGMAGTQIIHAEGKYMVVMETDGILVKPYAVETLSLAVGQRYTVIIPVDNDSIKIINGCNKMMGYITKVFWIVKGQPTGELRFNENIKNLPGLYRGELYKELEPLPSPNGQNTKIIGGQKNDDIQRITLDYLYLRDDDDMRQKYGTEMYKVNGKTMQEYMESPIEVKNGKTLEIVINALDHMRHPWHLHGHHFQLVSLGEKRDGVLRLGGEEDEENISDAAKRYNDDLQYWIESGKTPMTRDSFNIEGGSFAVIRIEPNRPGDWLLHCHVEWHVAKGLGVVIRELPELPELPEQSEQSEQSEQSQQQEQSQQDNGTSSQTSSNGKNTEDFSTSKVKVLSIYFLIMSILDAILYWVII